A section of the Malus sylvestris chromosome 17, drMalSylv7.2, whole genome shotgun sequence genome encodes:
- the LOC126612010 gene encoding truncated transcription factor CAULIFLOWER A-like isoform X1 has translation MGRGKVQLKRIENTISRQVTFSKRRTGLLKKAHEISVLCDADVALIVFSTKGKLFEYSTDSSMERILDRYEQYTVAERQLNGTNSESQENWCVEYPKLAARIEVIQRKLRNFTGEDLGPLSLRELQNLEQQLDTALKRIRTRKNQLMHESISEMHKKQKALRELNNSLAKQVKENGKMLEEEHDQVQVVGRQQQTNQGRHNSSTLMLMPPPQPPSTPSLPTSRSTRKPCSGGFQARGATDGDYEGRPRPPAAKNTHMPLWMLSPFG, from the exons atgggaAGAGGTAAGGTTCAGCTGAAACGAATCGAGAACACGATAAGCAGGCAAGTGACATTCTCAAAGAGGAGGACCGGATTGCTCAAAAAAGCTCATGAGATCTCTGTTCTGTGTGATGCTGATGTGGCACTTATTGTCTTCTCCACCAAAGGGAAGCTCTTTGAGTATTCTACTGATTCCAG CATGGAGAGGATTCTGGATCGATACGAACAATATACCGTTGCAGAACGGCAACTAAACGGAACTAATTCTGAATCACAG GAAAACTGGTGTGTGGAATACCCCAAACTTGCGGCAAGGATTGAAGTCATACAAAGGAAGCTGAG GAATTTTACGGGAGAAGATTTAGGACCCTTAAGCTTGAGAGAGCTTCAAAATTTGGAGCAACAGCTTGATACAGCTCTTAAGCGCATAAGAACAAGAAAG AACCAACTCATGCATGAATCCATTTCAGAGATGCACAAGAAG CAAAAGGCACTACGGGAACTAAACAACTCGCTAGCAAAGCAG GTCAAGGAGAATGGAAAGATGCTTGAGGAAGAGCATGATCAGGTGCAGGTAGTAGGGCGGCAGCAGCAAACTAACCAAGGCCGCCACAACTCATCCACCCTCATGCTAATGCCGCCACCCCAACCCCCATCGACACCATCACTACCTACTTCTCGAAGCaccag AAAACCATGCAGTGGGGGATTCCAGGCAAGAGGAGCAACGGACGGTGATTACGAGGGAAGACCTCGGCCACCTGCTGCTAAAAACACACACATGCCACTGTGGATGCTTTCGCCATTTGGATGA
- the LOC126612416 gene encoding E3 ubiquitin-protein ligase At3g02290-like gives MGSVCCCLNSEDFEDYVNPNSSAYRDCACLNCFLQNFLNVYTSLFRRGEVHSIPSSIQGAASMNSSASLDNSLSDMYRSPPRPLPYDADPRYIRLQRDGLISRREKGSSHSHEEAEPLRSDTDADSESLSTGEKWNGSTCEDGSKEHRSKSSMKFSSAKATTGIGNFYSSSEDEDVCPTCLEEYTHENPKIITKCSHHFHLGCIYEWMERSESCPVCGKVMVFDETT, from the exons ATGGGTTCTGTATGTTGTTGTTTGAATTCTGAGGATTTTGAAGATTATGTGAATCCGAACAGTTCTGCATATAGGGACTGTGCCTGTCTTAATTGCTTTCTTCAGAACTTTCTAAATGTG TATACATCACTATTCAGAAGAGGGGAAGTGCATTCGATCCCCTCATCCATTCAGGGGGCTGCATCAATGAATTCCTCAGCATCACTTGACAACTCCTTATCTGACATGTATCGTTCGCCTCCAAGGCCCTTGCCTTATGATGCTGACCCCAGATACATTCGCTTGCAGCGCGATGGGTTGATTTCTAGGCGGGAGAAGGGCTCAAGTCACTCTCATGAGGAGGCTGAACCTCTAAGAAGTGATACCGATGCAGATTCTGAAAGTTTGAGTACAGGAGAAAAATGGAATGGCTCTACTTGTGAAGATGGGTCAAAAGAACATCGTTCCAAGTCCTCAATGAAATTCTCATCGGCCAAAGCTACAACTGGAATTGGGAACTTCTATTCATCATCAGAGGACGAGGATGTTTGTCCAACATGTCTTGAAG AATACACACAcgaaaacccaaaaataataacaaaatgctCTCATCATTTTCACCTTGGTTGTATATATGAATGGATGGAGAGAAGTGAAAGCTGTCCTGTTTGTGGCAAG GTGATGGTATTCGATGAAACGACTTAA
- the LOC126612009 gene encoding ultraviolet-B receptor UVR8-like has product MEMEIDDLLGRNRPVSIPTKSAIYVWGYNQSGQTGRNGKEGQLRIPKQLSPELFGCTAGANSRWLDIACGREHTAAVASDGSLFTWGANDFGQLGDGTEERRKNPKKVKQLQTEFVKSVSCGAHCTAAIAEPRENDGTVSTRRLWVWGQNQGSNSPRLFWGVFTPNTIIRQVSCGAVHVIALSEDGMLQAWGYNEYGQLGRGFTCDGLQGARIINAYAKFLDEAPELVKITQVSCGEYHSAAISEKGEVYTWGLGNMGQLGHSSLQSGEKELLPRRVVALDGIVIKDVACGGVHTCAVTQKGALYAWGGGQAGQLGLGPETGLFSCNPNESQSFFRNIPALVVPTSVQLIACGHSHTLISTRDGRIHGWGYNSYGQASNEKSTYAWYPSPVDWCVGEVRKLAAGGGHSAVLTDACSLKELCEFNLADGVNLKNASTIEDIASRTGSDALARLCERLRQHVLEGGDCEFEDN; this is encoded by the exons ATGGAAATGGAAATTGATGATCTTCTGGGTCGCAACCGGCCGGTGAGTATTCCGACGAAGAGTGCGATTTACGTGTGGGGTTACAACCAGTCCGGGCAGACGGGTCGGAACGGGAAGGAGGGGCAGTTGAGGATTCCGAAACAGCTCTCGCCGGAGCTTTTTGGATGCACGGCTGGGGCTAATTCGCGGTGGCTGGACATTGCTTGCGGCCGCGAGCACACCGCCGCTGTTGCCTCCGATGGGTCGCTTTTCACTTGGG GAGCTAATGACTTCGGCCAATTGGGAGATGGAACGGAGGAGCGAAGAAAAAATCCGAAGAAAGTGAAGCAATTACAGACAGAGTTTGTGAAATCTGTGTCTTGTGGAGCACATTGTACCGCAGCTATTGCAGAACCTCGTGAAAATGATGGAACCGTCTCAACAAGAAGGCTTTGGGTGTGGGGGCAAAATCAG GGATCGAATTCTCCACGTTTGTTTTGGGGAGTCTTTACTCCAAACACG ATTATCCGTCAAGTGTCTTGTGGGGCAGTTCATGTGATCGCTTTATCAGAGGATGGCATGCTACAAGCGTGGG GATATAATGAATATGGTCAGCTTGGCAGAGGATTTACATGTGACGGATTACAGGGGGCTCGTATAATAAATGCATATGCGAAGTTCCTAGATGAAGCCCCTGAGCTTGTGAAGATTACCCAAGTGTCATGCGGGGAGTACCACTCAGCAGCTATATCTGAAAAAGGCGAGGT GTATACTTGGGGGCTAGGAAACATGGGTCAACTTGGGCATTCTTCCCTTCAATCTGGGGAGAAAGAGTTATTGCCTAGGCGAGTGGTCGCACTTGATGGAATAGTCATAAAGGATGTTGCATGTGGTGGCGTACATACATGTGCTGTGACTCAGAAGGGAGCTCTTTATGCTTGGGGTGGTGGTCAAGCAGGGCAGTTAGGCCTTGGCCCTGAAACGGGATTATTTTCATGCAACCCTAATGAATCTCAGTCTTTTTTCCGTAACATTCCTGCATTGGTTGTTCCAACTAGTGTGCAACTCATTGCATGCGGACACTCCCACACACTTATCTCTACAAGGGATGGAAGAATCCATGGATGGGGCTACAATAGCTATGGTCAGGCATCTAACGAGAAATCAACTTATGCTTGGTATCCATCCCCGGTTGATTG GTGCGTTGGGGAAGTGCGAAAACTTGCAGCTGGTGGTGGCCATTCAGCCGTGTTGACTGATGCATGTTCCTTGAAGGAATTGTGTGAATTTAATCTTGCAGATGGTGTTAATCTAAAGAATGCTTCTACAATTGAAGACATTGCGTCTAGAACAGGTTCAGATGCTTTGGCACGGCTTTGTGAAAGATTAAG GCAGCATGTCCTCGAGGGTGGCGACTGTGAATTTGAAGACAATTAG
- the LOC126612197 gene encoding uncharacterized protein LOC126612197 — translation MAGVSAGKKLIQIDIVSDTVCPWCFVGKRNLEKAFEASRDRFDFEVRWHPFQLNPNAPKEGVDKRSYYEEKFGTNRSKQMEARMAEIFRSHGLEYNLSGLTGSTLDSHRLIYFAGLQGHDKQHALVAELFLGYFTQAKYIGDREFLLESAQKVGVEGAAEFLEDPNNGLNEVNEELEKYTRNINGVPHFLFNNGKLALSGGQPPEVFLRAFEAATK, via the exons ATGGCTGGTGTGTCGGCTGGGAAGAAGCTCATTCAAATTGACATCGTGTCGGATACGGTGTGCCCGTGGTGCTTTGTGGGCAAGAGAAATCTTGAAAAAGCTTTTGAGGCATCTCGTGATCGATTCGACTTTGAG GTTAGATGGCATCCATTCCAACTTAATCCCAATGCGCCTAAAGAAGGCGTTGATAAGAGAAGTTATTATGAGGAAAAATTTGGGACTAATAGGTCGAAACAAATGGAGGCTCGGATGGCAGAG ATTTTCCGAAGCCACGGCCTGGAATATAACCTGTCCGGGCTCAC TGGAAGTACTCTAGATAGCCACAGGCTTATCTATTTTGCTGGGCTTCAAGGGCATGATAAGCAACACGCTCTTGTGGCTGAACTATTTCTTGGATACTTCACACAGGCAAAATACATCGGGGACAG GGAATTTCTTCTGGAAAGTGCTCAAAAGGTTGGAGTAGAAGGGGCAGCAGAGTTTCTTGAAGACCCCAACAATGGGCTCAATGAG GTCAATGAAGAGCTCGAGAAGTACACAAGAAACATCAATGGAGTCCCACATTTTTTG TTTAACAATGGAAAGCTTGCGTTAAGTGGCGGTCAACCGCCCGAGGTGTTCTTGAGAGCTTTTGAAGCAGCCACGAAGTGA
- the LOC126612010 gene encoding truncated transcription factor CAULIFLOWER A-like isoform X2: protein MGRGKVQLKRIENTISRQVTFSKRRTGLLKKAHEISVLCDADVALIVFSTKGKLFEYSTDSSMERILDRYEQYTVAERQLNGTNSESQENWCVEYPKLAARIEVIQRKLRNFTGEDLGPLSLRELQNLEQQLDTALKRIRTRKNQLMHESISEMHKKQKALRELNNSLAKQVKENGKMLEEEHDQVQVVGRQQQTNQGRHNSSTLMLMPPPQPPSTPSLPTSRSTSGGFQARGATDGDYEGRPRPPAAKNTHMPLWMLSPFG, encoded by the exons atgggaAGAGGTAAGGTTCAGCTGAAACGAATCGAGAACACGATAAGCAGGCAAGTGACATTCTCAAAGAGGAGGACCGGATTGCTCAAAAAAGCTCATGAGATCTCTGTTCTGTGTGATGCTGATGTGGCACTTATTGTCTTCTCCACCAAAGGGAAGCTCTTTGAGTATTCTACTGATTCCAG CATGGAGAGGATTCTGGATCGATACGAACAATATACCGTTGCAGAACGGCAACTAAACGGAACTAATTCTGAATCACAG GAAAACTGGTGTGTGGAATACCCCAAACTTGCGGCAAGGATTGAAGTCATACAAAGGAAGCTGAG GAATTTTACGGGAGAAGATTTAGGACCCTTAAGCTTGAGAGAGCTTCAAAATTTGGAGCAACAGCTTGATACAGCTCTTAAGCGCATAAGAACAAGAAAG AACCAACTCATGCATGAATCCATTTCAGAGATGCACAAGAAG CAAAAGGCACTACGGGAACTAAACAACTCGCTAGCAAAGCAG GTCAAGGAGAATGGAAAGATGCTTGAGGAAGAGCATGATCAGGTGCAGGTAGTAGGGCGGCAGCAGCAAACTAACCAAGGCCGCCACAACTCATCCACCCTCATGCTAATGCCGCCACCCCAACCCCCATCGACACCATCACTACCTACTTCTCGAAGCaccag TGGGGGATTCCAGGCAAGAGGAGCAACGGACGGTGATTACGAGGGAAGACCTCGGCCACCTGCTGCTAAAAACACACACATGCCACTGTGGATGCTTTCGCCATTTGGATGA